The Accipiter gentilis chromosome 4, bAccGen1.1, whole genome shotgun sequence region ATTATTTAATTTTCGTTTTGGCTGTGAtaggtttttgtctttttcactAAAATCTGCAACTTGAGTATGAGAATATAAAGTACACGTGCCTTCCTGAAAATACtgtaaatgctttttatttacttctggttccaatatttctttactgaatgGCTCATAAGCTCGAGACAAGTTCTCTGTATATGCTTTGTCATCTTTCCAAGGGGGTGGTTGTATGAAATTTGATGATACAACAGTCTCTCTTAAGTCTGCAGCACAGGAGCAATCAGTTCTAGTATTTTCATCATTATTTCTCAACTTACTTTTCAGTTCTGAAGGTTGTGACAGGTGACAAAAAAGAACTGAACAGATAGATCCAGAAATAGGGGTAGGTATTGGCACAGAATTTATTTGTACTTCTGCAGGCTGGCGATCCAGTTTGAGCGCCCTCATTGCTGTATCCTTCCACGAGTAGCTTTTCAATGAAACGCGTTGCCTTTTCAGTCGTTCTTTCAGCTCATCTGGTCTAGTTATCTTTCCAATAATAGGCGAAAAATATCCTGTACTACATTTTGTCCTACAGTGAAGtagtttaaaattattaaaaaacacttgaaaaaacatGGGTGACATAACTTTATGCAACTGATTCCAGAAGAGCAACCAAACTGGCaaagcaatttttgtttttacttttaaaagaaagatacaTTTAGGGTAGCAACACACTATTTCTACAGGAACAGAGTACCTTATATTTGAATTCAATGTTTTTTAATTGATTTCTACAGCTCATAAAATTGTTCTAAAAATACACAATCTAGTGTTTCAGTAAACCTCAGTTCACAGTGGtattaagaacaaaagaaattaattaatataATGCAATGACTGTAAATACTTACAAATATTCTATATGTACACATAAAATTAGTATAATTATATATGATTTTCTTGACATAGTATTTCAAACCTAACCACTCTTGAGTATTATTAATCACAAAAGGAATAAAGGCTTGCCTTCATTAGGCTATCAGCTGTTTGACTCTATTTGCATTTCCTTTGATTTCACTAACAGTATCTTTATTtcttcaatactttttttttttaatgagaaagttaTTCCTTATCTCCAAACTCATTTGCAAAATATCAGAGCAATCTTGAACTAAGTTCCTGTTCCAAGTAACAGACACTGGTGCCTACAGTCCAAGACATGAAACAAGTCATTCTCACCCATTTAAGCTTTCGAGctatgaagaagaaaggaaaatctgCTTTCTTCATCCAGCACAAGCAGGACAGAAGCTAAGAGGCTTAGATTATAGATAGGAAGACCTAGAGTTTTTTCACTGGTAAGGAGATCAGGTTGACTGAGGGGTATATCATTTGCTGTCCTTAGGCTACTAACAATGACAGAAAGTTTTTAGAGCAAGATGTCCAGACATTGCTTCCTTCTGTCAGCAATATTTTAGTACAGTGTATCTTGCTTTACTGAAGCTGAAGGATAGGCAGGACAACTTTTGGCAATTCCTTTCAGTCACATTTTCCTGTGATGCCATCcgcacttttaatttttttagtcttttccCCCCTAATTTCTGCTTTATAGAACTGATTTACCAGGTACCACTGTACTGAAAATTTCAGTGATTTACTTCAGACTGAAAAACATGAATTTATTCTGTACCAGATCCAGAATTTCACAATTAAGTATCTTTATGTTCAATGTTCTAAATTTTAAAGGCTCTGTGAGTTAAGACATGTAacttacctttttattttttttgcatcatCTTTGTATTCAACAAACTCATAAACAAACTTGGAGATTATATCATCAACAACTTGATACTGTGTGCTTTGTGCAAAATTTTGGTGTTGTTCACTTTCAAGATgctagaattaaaagaaaaaaacatgaaacaaatctAATACTACATATATGAATATACAAGTCAACAGTATGATATGGAGTAGTAAGTAAATATCATTAATTTGCTACCAGTGTCTCTGAGACATGAACTACTAGTGCCTTCAGCTTCAtacacagcagcagcaatcaAGAATTAAAagctacaagggaaaaaaatacccaccTGCTGCTTTTTAGGACATACATTCAGAAAatcttttaagataaaaaaaatacattcaactAGCAAGTAGAAATCACTGTTGATATCACACTTGAGATACAACTGTATCAAAGCATATACTTGACATTTCACATACTGCTTGCAGATCTTCATATTTCTTCCCACAACATTCACAAtatcctctcttttttttgtccttctgaGGGAGCTGAACAGGAGTTCCACAGTCCTTGTCACtattgattttgtttctgttaacAGAAAAGTTATATTAATGAGTCTCAAATATGGAGCTGAGGTCTAGATTTGTCTCTCACAGTATGTTCATTcttattcacttaaaaaaaataaaaaccctccTTTATTTCCCCTCAAACTATTTACATTGTGTTAGTCAAGGCTTaggaaaaacaaagtgaaaaactatgcattaattaaaaaaaaaataatttactgcaagACAACAGGCAGACCCAGTGGAACTATATGTAAGCATAAAACATCCACGTTAGTACAGATGTACTACTATCACTGTCTCAGAATAAACAATGCAAAAttgctaaacaaaaaaaatctcacttgaCAAATCAAAGGACATACTGAGATCTCTGTGCATAGCTGATAAAAGAAAAGGTTTgataaaatcagaagaaaaaaagtcttctaacATCTCGTCAACTGTCAGTATTTTTGATGCCAagaaaacacacaacaaaaacacTTGGTCTAACACATGACCTCTCATTCTTTTGTAAAAGTAAAGAACAGTCGTATCTGTTGGTTATACACAGGTTTTGAATATGCTGACCAAATACCATTTTGTCCTGTTTTTCTACGTACAGGCTAAGTGTAAATCAAAGGAAATTAACCTCAAGTTCTTCCTGGACATTAAAACACAAAGAGGTTTTCAATAGCTGCTCTGTGACCTTCAGAGTCCTCATCTGGGGAGAGCTGTTTGCTGCAACTCACTATTAAACCACCTAAGAATATATGCTAGCAGTAAAGCAAAACCACCAATTTCTACTTCCCTTTTACTTCAGAAGAatagtgccatctccctgtctaGCCAAAAATCATTCTGACAGACTTTACCAAGTATTGGCATAGATGTAAGCTCAGGacttaacaccaaaaaaaacctgtCCTGAAAAATCTCTAACTTACAAAGCATAGCAATGTATTGCTCAACACAATAAGGGTACACTGCTTTCAACAATCACTTTCAATCAACAACTCTAAATTGGTGACACCTACTCCAGCATTTCTTTGGTTCCATAGGATACCTTCCATCTAACTGTGTACTTTCACCATTACATTTGCCCTTTCAGCTTCCCTCTTTGGGGAAAAGTAAAAATGTGAAAATCAGAGAACCACTAAAGCAGGGTAAGCCATAGAATTTATCATCTGAAGTATgaatgtctgcaactcttgcccAATGCAGAAGCAAGTAGAATTGACAACTTTGCTTCAACAAGCTTTTCTCCCAGATAAAGATAAAACAAGCGAGCACTACCCTTTCTCTCTCCTAAAACTGACATTCCTCACATTTGCCTGCCTAGTATGAAATAATCtctgtttttctaaatatctcTCTGCCATGTGCCAACCTGAAAGATTAAATAGGAATATTCATTCAAACATAAGTCCTGAAATTTTTCATATATCATATTCCTTAATCCATACAAATggaaataatgcctttttttttaatgcttttaaaagaatggGCCTTTCTAACCCCCCTCTGAAAAGGCACCATCAGAAGTTtcattgcaattaaaaaaaaattaaaaaaagaaaataaaattcatcatGTGAACATCAGCTGAAAACCTCCAGCACTATAATAATTGAATAATAGTGAAGACTGCACAGAACCTGAACAGTGGAGAAgctgttttataaagaaaacaagtatCACACCTAAATAATTCTCAgaaaagcaaggacagaaaagCAGTAAAAGTTACTAGATACAGAAAATTCCAAGCAAAGCTACCTTGCACCTAAATATCTTTAGTCTCTCACCATGAAGCAATTTTAGAAGTCAATGAAAGTATCATGAATACTCCAGATATGCTAGgtaaaagaaattcaaaacaaTAGTTTGACTCACCAAAACCAAGATAATTAAGACTCCTAAGTAGTTTCAAATCATAAAATTGATTTACCAAAATTTCTAACTGCATCTGGAGTGCTCAAATAGAGCCTGAATTGCAAAATGTATCATATAAACACTTGCTGTAAGACCAACTGCAATTCTACTGGGCAGCTGACACCCAGAGTCTAATTTCTATAAATTCGACTTTATCCAACGTGCACTCTTTATCAACGATTTTGCACTATGACCGAATACcactgttttaaaattttttaactgCCTACTTCAGCATTATACTGACAAATATCAAAATAAGTCTTAAGAAATCCACTTGCTGTAAAATACTTACTGGATGGCATCCAAGATGAGGACAAAGAAGAAACCagtggcagaaaggaaaaaaatatcttatgcTGACCCACAGTGATAGGAGAAGGCCGCATTTTTGGATGTATGCATCTGTATGTCCAAAAAAAGGACTAAAGACAGGATAAAGAGGGTACAGAAAGATAGACAAGACACCAGCAGTTACAGTGCAGCAAATACATCAGCTGAGACATGGCTATTAGTATTAAATATCACACaagattagaagaaaaacaattattttagaaaacaatTACTTTAGAATTATTTTAGAGAACTGTCCTCGCCTCTGTCCACACCTCAATGACAAGTTTTCAACAAACCTTTGCTTAGACTGAGTTTGCTTTTGACCAGAAGGATGCTTCTTATCCACCTCAAATGGACTATATGGTTTTGGAACACAGTAGTTCAGAACCGGAAAACTGTGTAACTGCAGATAAAATGGTCGGTAGCGGCTGTATTGCACAAAACAAGGGCATTAGAAcaatcagaaatggaaaaaggagttTATAGCACAAATTACAATCAGGTCAAAAATCTTGAAAAAGTGTTTCTCTTACATATAACATACACAAGAATGCTAAGCAGATAAATATCCTAGAATAACTCATTCCTTCCTTCCTATAAACTTGATACTTTCTCAAAATAGATTTGCCTTGAGTTTCCATAGCTGTCTTACACACTCCCCGAGGTACAGCCTTCACACCTATTTATTGTTGAGAGTTGGGTAACCAATAAAACTAAGAACAATTTGGACAATGGTGCATACTGTGAGAAGTAGCTATAGCAGTTCCTAACATCTGAtgcgttatttttttttttccattttcttcttttttgaaaaaatttaATCAATTCACCATTCAAAACATAAAAACTGATCTTTTAATTTTCCAAAAAGATCATTTTCCTGTACACCACTGTATTTGGAGAGACATTAGAACCAGCAACCCTACCAATGCtctgaatatattaaaaatgtttaaaatatgacACACCAAAGGTTTACATACTGAACCATTTGGCTGAAATGCTGATACCAGAGTTCAGTCTGACTTTTTTCGCCACACTACTATTGTAAGCTacccaggcagaagaaaaagagcaagtcTGGAAAATACAATAAGGACAGCTAAGCATCTTGTTCTGCTTCTGAACTGTTATTTATGTTGCATAcacttttaaacattaaaaacccATTGTTTATGCTACATAAACATTTAAAAGTGTTTCAGGTGTTTAGTACCCAGCTACATTCAGAAGTGAAATTCACACATATTTGTATATGAATTTCTTGTACTTACAACCATGTTTGTCCAATTCTCCCCACTATCATGTCCCTCATACCTATTATACCAACTACCAGTGTAAGACCAGGTTTAGATCTCTTTTTAATACAGGTAAGTGTGTCAAAGAAATCAGGTCAAAGAATTTGGAGCTTATAAACTCATCATAAAGCAGAAATTAGTTAAGAATTTAAAGGCACAAAACACACTGTGAAGAACTGCACTTTTTTATATTCATTGTTCTCTCAACTTCTGGCAAACTGGTACTTCCTTACACAACCAGGTCTGATCGATTACAGGACCAGAAAGATGTGAAAATTTTAAAGGGTGAAAGTATCCAATCTCATGCTACTGTGAATATTGAAAATCAGATtaatagttttggtttgtttgtggttttttttataaagaaatgatTGAACAGGAAATTAAACCTAATTTCAAGGGATGATTTTAACTATAACAACTTCCCCTTCCTTACATCTAAACAGTCTCTGCAGGAGATAAACATTATTGAGTTTATCTAGAATTTAGTATACGAAGTTTTATTGGCCTTTTAGGCTACAGGATTTGGATCTAAGAAACGATGCCAAGGTTCTAAGCTTCCAACTTTCCACTTCCATTACCTATTACAAATATTCTCTGCTATAATACTACTTGCTCAATCTCATTCAGTTGCTAAACACACAGTCCCTATCCAGAACATGCAGAGATGAAAATTTTCTATCTTACTATAAGAGGACAGTATGTCTGGCATCTAAAGTCATGAAGTTGAAGGAAATTGAAATCTGAAGGCCACTTCCTCAAGGCATACTAAATGTTTCTGAATTACTCAGTTTGAGAACGACAATATTGAATGCATGAAGAGAACACTTACCGACTTCTATCTTCCACCTTGACAAATGGATTTTTCAGTCTACCTGCTCAAGGggtgagaaaaggaaattaagagaaatacttttcttcattCAGCAAGTTACACCAGTAGCTAAATAAATAAGCAGACATTATTTTAGAATTCATTATGTATTCATTATTGAATTCATTATTGACAAACTCTTGATTTCCATGAAGTTTTTCTACATACTTTTCTTAGACACACAAATTAGAATACAGCAGCACAATTGACCAGATGAGAACTGTAGTACATTTTTAAGCATGCAGAAAATAAGGCAAAACAGAAACCTCAACAAATATTGAAATACTTACTTCTTGACTTTTGAACAGTAACTTGTTTTCCCTattgaaaaaagagagaaggtaTAAAATCCCTGTGAATATTATTCTGCAGTTTACTTAAAGATTTCACTGTAGCTAATTTTAAGTTATGAGGGTCTCCCAGTGTTAATCATGACTTCATACACAGTCACCGTAAATTTTGCAGGAAACTAAGCTCATTAGTACTTCAGAAGTATAGTGACATGTTTcccaaagaaatatttatttccacaccgcaaaaaaagaagtgttcttATTGCAACATTTCaatttttcctaaaacaaaaaccccaaaaaggtAGATTTATACACTtattctctctcctcccccaaaaTACCTTGCCATGGTTGAAAGCCAATTCTTAAATACGGATAACATTTTTACAACACTTTATAAATGCTAATTAACTACAAGCTGTAAAATGCCACCAAAACCTGCAGATAGTAACATTCTCCAATTAAAACAATTCTTCTCATTCAAATGGATTTACACAGGttggtgggtttttggggttggttttttttccaatcaagattaaaaataaaaggattagtTTGTCTTCAGAAAAGAGTAAAGTCTACTACACTCAAGCATCAACTGTTAGCTGTAATTGATTCTGGTAAAGGtaaaaacttgtattttatactacttgcaaaaaaaccccaccctgctACCCGTGAACACTGATACACTGATGATTTAACAGAAGATTTCATGAGGCCTCAATAGTTAGCCAATATTGCATTCTGAAACAACGTAACATACACTAGATGGTATGTTTCTATTTACTTATCACAAACCTCCACCTGGACTAGATAATTGTACAACTTCAGGTGTTTAATTTAAATTACAGAGCAACCGCAGATGGAACGCACAAGTAGCTAAAAAGCAGCTAAAACAGTTTTCAGTGTCTCACTATGTCATACACTAAAATCTAGAGAAATTAGGATTTTCACATGCCACCTGCACATTACTGGCAGAATAGCTCAAAGATACTTTATGCTAGTTCTTTAAAAGACTaggaaggaaaagatgcagaGCTGAGCAACTGACACAGATACCCTAGAGACAGCTTCTTCAGGAAATGTAACTGTGATTCTTCAAAATGGTCCATCAAAAGGAAAGGGTTTCTAATCACTGTGTCCAAGCAGAAATTATACAAGGCAACTTAACCACAATCTACATCGTACTAAAACCAAGCTactggtttttttattattattttttatttttgaggcaggcaggcagaatgGAAATTTCAGACAGTTCAGTACTTCTGATTCTTAGATATTCTTTGAGAGAGCAAAGTTCTACAAATGATTTAATCAATGCTCCTATGgcatttattttctaataatgCTGAAATGTGTATCTAATACTTTCCAATTTTCAAAGTCGGGTTTTAAATCAGTTCATAAAACATAGTGGTCTGTGAAAAACTGAACACGAGCAagactttattaaaataaaatccgTAAGCTTCACAGTAGGTTAAGTACACCTGTGTTTTCTCAGTTAATGAAACAAATGGCATTTTCACAAATGGCAAAGAGCCACTTACCACATCTTTAAAAGAACTGCCTGCTCTTTTGATCAGGTAgagctcctttttcttttgttcaatgTAATTCTTAACATCTGGCAAAAAGAGGGAGAGTAATACTCAGCTGAGtttatttttgtatctttaaactgatttgtcattttaaatatttttaattcaacaaaagaataattaaatgaaTGTTACACATTCAAGTTAGGCTTcatcaaacaaaaatatttaccgTCAATATGAAGCACCTTCACTCCCCAACTCAAAGCATTGGATAGTATACTACCAGAGGGGATTAAGTCCTGCAAACAATAAATTGTATTAATAATTTTAAGCACTACATAGTAGATTatgtaaaataattacaaatacatTACAACATGTAATATGAAAAGCTGAGATCAAAGCTCAAAAAAGATGCTTTGCTTCTTGCCAAAAGACTATCGCTCTCCTCAACTGACTTTTCCATCTGTGTCACAGCACTTCACAATCAAAAGATTATATTTAACCTTTCATAATGCCAAAAGTGTTCTCTACTGTCACATTTTATACTAAGATTTGAAGACAGGGAATTTATACATTTACTTTAACTTCATGAGCACCTCTCAAATGCTAGCTATATTAGCAATCCTGATAAACTATAATACTGGTCATAAGATTCCACAGACTTTCAATTCTTCAGAAAGTACCCAGAAAGCATGACCTGAGTTTTACTTAAGACAGTTCCTCAATTTCTGCCAGAGTGTTCCATGAGGGACTTCTCTCTTAGACCACTAAGACCACTCTTACTACTGCTTGTTTTCCagaagagcaaaaccaaagtTTCTCAAGCACAAATTTGTTGATTACTTGGCCTACCTGCTCTTTGATTGCTTTTTCAACTAAGgattttcctctgctgaaacaTACCTATATTAAAACAGAAACACATTTGTCCCAAGTCAGAACTcatttgaaaaaagcaaaaggtaAAACAATTTACATTGTT contains the following coding sequences:
- the DBF4 gene encoding protein DBF4 homolog A isoform X1 is translated as MAICGIIIINVLVLTCLTYSYFLKVLYCMEACLVHFHNLGVFAFEKKKINMVCKTLSCLNSLFFFAADGMQAKTEKIRSSLKNVKKDTGKLEKLKYKPLTGKVFYLDIPSNVISEKIGRDLKELGGRVESFLSKDISYLVSNKKEAKFAPTLGQVSPVPSPESACNGGNSSPHPSNRKDRHDGSSFKIVDTVCFSRGKSLVEKAIKEQDLIPSGSILSNALSWGVKVLHIDDVKNYIEQKKKELYLIKRAGSSFKDVGKQVTVQKSRTGRLKNPFVKVEDRSRRYRPFYLQLHSFPVLNYCVPKPYSPFEVDKKHPSGQKQTQSKQRNKINSDKDCGTPVQLPQKDKKKRGYCECCGKKYEDLQAHLESEQHQNFAQSTQYQVVDDIISKFVYEFVEYKDDAKKIKRTKCSTGYFSPIIGKITRPDELKERLKRQRVSLKSYSWKDTAMRALKLDRQPAEVQINSVPIPTPISGSICSVLFCHLSQPSELKSKLRNNDENTRTDCSCAADLRETVVSSNFIQPPPWKDDKAYTENLSRAYEPFSKEILEPEVNKKHLQYFQEGTCTLYSHTQVADFSEKDKNLSQPKRKLNNAVILPAKCLKKTDANPTFVKKHRDLCDNHQQIQHNVVLEAGVSDTAMNKELNELAASAAHSSPSGKLHRKVKLYLGRNKRETRKQNMELCVKYTDGLRVPEEKRSSGSSPVQALLELFQTSERNSEFGGFSDLSSIKDTWEGQNTNVMWSLFSSSSSSPFVGF
- the DBF4 gene encoding protein DBF4 homolog A isoform X4 — protein: MKPSAAEAADKGARPPDGMQAKTEKIRSSLKNVKKDTGKLEKLKYKPLTGKVFYLDIPSNVISEKIGRDLKELGGRVESFLSKDISYLVSNKKEAKFAPTLGQVSPVPSPESACNGGNSSPHPSNRKDRHDGSSFKIVDTVCFSRGKSLVEKAIKEQDLIPSGSILSNALSWGVKVLHIDDVKNYIEQKKKELYLIKRAGSSFKDVGKQVTVQKSRTGRLKNPFVKVEDRSRRYRPFYLQLHSFPVLNYCVPKPYSPFEVDKKHPSGQKQTQSKQRNKINSDKDCGTPVQLPQKDKKKRGYCECCGKKYEDLQAHLESEQHQNFAQSTQYQVVDDIISKFVYEFVEYKDDAKKIKRTKCSTGYFSPIIGKITRPDELKERLKRQRVSLKSYSWKDTAMRALKLDRQPAEVQINSVPIPTPISGSICSVLFCHLSQPSELKSKLRNNDENTRTDCSCAADLRETVVSSNFIQPPPWKDDKAYTENLSRAYEPFSKEILEPEVNKKHLQYFQEGTCTLYSHTQVADFSEKDKNLSQPKRKLNNAVILPAKCLKKTDANPTFVKKHRDLCDNHQQIQHNVVLEAGVSDTAMNKELNELAASAAHSSPSGKLHRKVKLYLGRNKRETRKQNMELCVKYTDGLRVPEEKRSSGSSPVQALLELFQTSERNSEFGGFSDLSSIKDTWEGQNTNVMWSLFSSSSSSPFVGF
- the DBF4 gene encoding protein DBF4 homolog A isoform X7, yielding MQAKTEKIRSSLKNVKKDTGKLEKLKYKPLTGKVFYLDIPSNVISEKIGRDLKELGGRVESFLSKDISYLVSNKKEAKFAPTLGQVSPVPSPESACNGGNSSPHPSNRKDRHDGSSFKIVDTVCFSRGKSLVEKAIKEQDLIPSGSILSNALSWGVKVLHIDDVKNYIEQKKKELYLIKRAGSSFKDVGKQVTVQKSRTGRLKNPFVKVEDRSRRYRPFYLQLHSFPVLNYCVPKPYSPFEVDKKHPSGQKQTQSKQRNKINSDKDCGTPVQLPQKDKKKRGYCECCGKKYEDLQAHLESEQHQNFAQSTQYQVVDDIISKFVYEFVEYKDDAKKIKRTKCSTGYFSPIIGKITRPDELKERLKRQRVSLKSYSWKDTAMRALKLDRQPAEVQINSVPIPTPISGSICSVLFCHLSQPSELKSKLRNNDENTRTDCSCAADLRETVVSSNFIQPPPWKDDKAYTENLSRAYEPFSKEILEPEVNKKHLQYFQEGTCTLYSHTQVADFSEKDKNLSQPKRKLNNAVILPAKCLKKTDANPTFVKKHRDLCDNHQQIQHNVVLEAGVSDTAMNKELNELAASAAHSSPSGKLHRKVKLYLGRNKRETRKQNMELCVKYTDGLRVPEEKRSSGSSPVQALLELFQTSERNSEFGGFSDLSSIKDTWEGQNTNVMWSLFSSSSSSPFVGF
- the DBF4 gene encoding protein DBF4 homolog A isoform X3, yielding MAICGIIIINVLVLTCLTYSYFLKVLYCMEACLVHFHNLGVFAFEKKKINMVCKTLSCLNSLFFFAADGMQAKTEKIRSSLKNVKKDTGKLEKLKYKPLTGKVFYLDIPSNVISEKIGRDLKELGGVSPVPSPESACNGGNSSPHPSNRKDRHDGSSFKIVDTVCFSRGKSLVEKAIKEQDLIPSGSILSNALSWGVKVLHIDDVKNYIEQKKKELYLIKRAGSSFKDVGKQVTVQKSRTGRLKNPFVKVEDRSRRYRPFYLQLHSFPVLNYCVPKPYSPFEVDKKHPSGQKQTQSKQRNKINSDKDCGTPVQLPQKDKKKRGYCECCGKKYEDLQAHLESEQHQNFAQSTQYQVVDDIISKFVYEFVEYKDDAKKIKRTKCSTGYFSPIIGKITRPDELKERLKRQRVSLKSYSWKDTAMRALKLDRQPAEVQINSVPIPTPISGSICSVLFCHLSQPSELKSKLRNNDENTRTDCSCAADLRETVVSSNFIQPPPWKDDKAYTENLSRAYEPFSKEILEPEVNKKHLQYFQEGTCTLYSHTQVADFSEKDKNLSQPKRKLNNAVILPAKCLKKTDANPTFVKKHRDLCDNHQQIQHNVVLEAGVSDTAMNKELNELAASAAHSSPSGKLHRKVKLYLGRNKRETRKQNMELCVKYTDGLRVPEEKRSSGSSPVQALLELFQTSERNSEFGGFSDLSSIKDTWEGQNTNVMWSLFSSSSSSPFVGF
- the DBF4 gene encoding protein DBF4 homolog A isoform X2 → MAICGIIIINVLVLTCLTYSYFLKVLYCMEACLVHFHNLGVFAFEKKKINMVCKTLSCLNSLFFFAADGMQAKTEKIRSSLKNVKKDTGKLEKLKYKPLTGKVFYLDIPSNVISEKIGRDLKELGGRVESFLSKDISYLVSNKKEAKFAPTLGQVSPVPSPESACNGGNSSPHPSNRKDRHDGSSFKIVDTVCFSRGKSLVEKAIKEQDLIPSGSILSNALSWGVKVLHIDDVKNYIEQKKKELYLIKRAGSSFKDVGKQVTVQKSRSRLKNPFVKVEDRSRRYRPFYLQLHSFPVLNYCVPKPYSPFEVDKKHPSGQKQTQSKQRNKINSDKDCGTPVQLPQKDKKKRGYCECCGKKYEDLQAHLESEQHQNFAQSTQYQVVDDIISKFVYEFVEYKDDAKKIKRTKCSTGYFSPIIGKITRPDELKERLKRQRVSLKSYSWKDTAMRALKLDRQPAEVQINSVPIPTPISGSICSVLFCHLSQPSELKSKLRNNDENTRTDCSCAADLRETVVSSNFIQPPPWKDDKAYTENLSRAYEPFSKEILEPEVNKKHLQYFQEGTCTLYSHTQVADFSEKDKNLSQPKRKLNNAVILPAKCLKKTDANPTFVKKHRDLCDNHQQIQHNVVLEAGVSDTAMNKELNELAASAAHSSPSGKLHRKVKLYLGRNKRETRKQNMELCVKYTDGLRVPEEKRSSGSSPVQALLELFQTSERNSEFGGFSDLSSIKDTWEGQNTNVMWSLFSSSSSSPFVGF
- the DBF4 gene encoding protein DBF4 homolog A isoform X6, which produces MEADGMQAKTEKIRSSLKNVKKDTGKLEKLKYKPLTGKVFYLDIPSNVISEKIGRDLKELGGRVESFLSKDISYLVSNKKEAKFAPTLGQVSPVPSPESACNGGNSSPHPSNRKDRHDGSSFKIVDTVCFSRGKSLVEKAIKEQDLIPSGSILSNALSWGVKVLHIDDVKNYIEQKKKELYLIKRAGSSFKDVGKQVTVQKSRTGRLKNPFVKVEDRSRRYRPFYLQLHSFPVLNYCVPKPYSPFEVDKKHPSGQKQTQSKQRNKINSDKDCGTPVQLPQKDKKKRGYCECCGKKYEDLQAHLESEQHQNFAQSTQYQVVDDIISKFVYEFVEYKDDAKKIKRTKCSTGYFSPIIGKITRPDELKERLKRQRVSLKSYSWKDTAMRALKLDRQPAEVQINSVPIPTPISGSICSVLFCHLSQPSELKSKLRNNDENTRTDCSCAADLRETVVSSNFIQPPPWKDDKAYTENLSRAYEPFSKEILEPEVNKKHLQYFQEGTCTLYSHTQVADFSEKDKNLSQPKRKLNNAVILPAKCLKKTDANPTFVKKHRDLCDNHQQIQHNVVLEAGVSDTAMNKELNELAASAAHSSPSGKLHRKVKLYLGRNKRETRKQNMELCVKYTDGLRVPEEKRSSGSSPVQALLELFQTSERNSEFGGFSDLSSIKDTWEGQNTNVMWSLFSSSSSSPFVGF
- the DBF4 gene encoding protein DBF4 homolog A isoform X5, translating into MKPSAAEAADKGARPHGMQAKTEKIRSSLKNVKKDTGKLEKLKYKPLTGKVFYLDIPSNVISEKIGRDLKELGGRVESFLSKDISYLVSNKKEAKFAPTLGQVSPVPSPESACNGGNSSPHPSNRKDRHDGSSFKIVDTVCFSRGKSLVEKAIKEQDLIPSGSILSNALSWGVKVLHIDDVKNYIEQKKKELYLIKRAGSSFKDVGKQVTVQKSRTGRLKNPFVKVEDRSRRYRPFYLQLHSFPVLNYCVPKPYSPFEVDKKHPSGQKQTQSKQRNKINSDKDCGTPVQLPQKDKKKRGYCECCGKKYEDLQAHLESEQHQNFAQSTQYQVVDDIISKFVYEFVEYKDDAKKIKRTKCSTGYFSPIIGKITRPDELKERLKRQRVSLKSYSWKDTAMRALKLDRQPAEVQINSVPIPTPISGSICSVLFCHLSQPSELKSKLRNNDENTRTDCSCAADLRETVVSSNFIQPPPWKDDKAYTENLSRAYEPFSKEILEPEVNKKHLQYFQEGTCTLYSHTQVADFSEKDKNLSQPKRKLNNAVILPAKCLKKTDANPTFVKKHRDLCDNHQQIQHNVVLEAGVSDTAMNKELNELAASAAHSSPSGKLHRKVKLYLGRNKRETRKQNMELCVKYTDGLRVPEEKRSSGSSPVQALLELFQTSERNSEFGGFSDLSSIKDTWEGQNTNVMWSLFSSSSSSPFVGF